In the genome of Methylococcus sp. EFPC2, the window CTTTCGGGCACCCCACCATCGCGGTCGACACCCATATCTTCCGCGTTGCCAACCGCACCCGAATCGCGCCCGGCAAGACCGTGCTGGAGGTGGAAAAGAAGCTGGAACGCTGGGTGCCCAAGGAACACAAGCAGGACGCTCATCACCTGCTGATCCTGCACGGCCGCTACACCTGCATCGCCCGCAAGCCCCGCTGCGGAAGCTGCGTGATCTCCGATCTCTGCGAATACCCGGAAAAGACGGCGGACGCGTAGGGCGGATGCCCGAACGGGCGATCCGCCAGGCATGCTCCGTCATCACGATCCGCCTCCCTCGGGTGGAAGCCGATGGAGGCGGTTCCTGACGGGTTTACGGGTCGCCACGAAAGTCGCGAAGCGAACACTTTGATCTCCCTCGTCCTCCGGGAAGGGTTGCGACTAAAGCAACCGTTTGCGATCGGAGAGGGAGGGGGAGGGAAACAGCTTATGGCGCGAGTGCTTTCATCGCTGGCGCGTGCACCATAAGCCGTTAATTTTCCTGGATCTCCAGTTCATCGCGGTAAAAGACGTTTCCATCGATACTGGCGGTCCTCAGTTCGGGTTTTGCCCAGCCCGGTAAATGCCTCAGCCGTGAGGCATGAAAGAAAACCGCCCCTCCCGTGTTATCGGGCAGTTCATCCTGTATCACCTTTTGGGCCACTTCATATGCTTTAGCATAATCGTCTCTGTCCACATGGCTTACCCGGTAAACGAACCGGCCGGTCCGGATTACATGGCAATAATCGCGTCCCCAACCGGCCCTAAGGCGGTTCTTGACGACGTTTGCCACGGCCTGCAGATTGGTTTCGGAGTTTCGCGCTTCGCGATAAGCCGTATTCGCCAGACAGGTCACGCTGTCCAACGGTACGTCGGCCTGAGGCAGGCGATGCTTGACGCGTTGATGATGGTAAGAATGTTGCTGCCGTCCATCGTGATGATGGCTGGATTTAGCGACAGCGGGGGAAGTTGAGAATGCTAAAACACATACGATTTTGACAAGGTTGTTTGTCATAGTTCCGTTTCCTATCGTCGTCGAAGTTGCAGCCAATTACCGGTATTTTGGATACGGTCATTGGGCGGCCACATCTTCTATTTTCGAAAGCGTACTACTTAGAACGGCCTTTTCTTGGAAAAAACTGAACTAAACAGCACAACAAGTTTTCTGGTTCATTCGAACCTTTTATTGACCTCCATAGCTTGAGCACTTGCCTGTGCGTTGGGCCTCGCGGCGAAATTGTGGGGTGCCGGAACGATAACGTCGTACCGCTGAAATCCTGCGGATGGCACAAATTTGACGTCAAGGTTTTGCCTTGACCCCGGCTAGAGGGTAACCGTCTGGCGCCGGGAATGCCAGAAAAATTGCGGCGAGCGGCAAAAATGCAAGGGGGGCGCAATGGCATGCGTGGCCGCCATCGACCGTCGGGCTGTCGTGCAGGTCCCGGCTCGCGGCACTATGACTCGCCGCTTGCGGCCATCAG includes:
- a CDS encoding cell wall hydrolase, whose amino-acid sequence is MTNNLVKIVCVLAFSTSPAVAKSSHHHDGRQQHSYHHQRVKHRLPQADVPLDSVTCLANTAYREARNSETNLQAVANVVKNRLRAGWGRDYCHVIRTGRFVYRVSHVDRDDYAKAYEVAQKVIQDELPDNTGGAVFFHASRLRHLPGWAKPELRTASIDGNVFYRDELEIQEN